DNA from Danio aesculapii chromosome 10, fDanAes4.1, whole genome shotgun sequence:
ttttttatttacattattcatATTAAGTGTACATGTGCTCCAAACTTTGCTTTTGGAGGaaatttaaataattgatttttatatttagaaatttttgagtaaggttttatttatttatttatttatgtttttttttattttatttatttagtttttctcttATAGTGCATACCTTGTTGATGATATTCTGCCTCCTCATTTTctcatatattgtaaaatattatgcttTAATAATAAGAGTATACGGTTTCACACGTGTCCACTTGCAATACCATTCATCAGAACGCTCACTAAAGAAAGCGTTTGTACACCCTAAAGGGGTTTGcctcaacaataataaaaaaacctgTTTGACATGACGATATCCTGAGCCGTCAGATCCGctgttgtaaaaaaatgtacttCCTCATCAAGGAATTTCCCACTTCAACAGGATCATATAAAACGCGCGCGCACTTTCACAGTCACATTCAACACACACTTTCACAGGAGAAAGCAGAGGAACTCTAGCAGCTCTGGTATGTGGAAAGCAGATTACAtgcattttacttttattattatcattatcatttatattcattattatttactcatttccTGCTTTATTTTATAGAAATGATGGCATGCGAGAGATATGACGTCCCCATGGCTTCAGAAAAGTGAGTATTAATGCAgttttatgtatattatttataatatttgtgtttgtttgtctaaAAGTCTGATATTTTGCAGTTTGTGGGAGACGGACAGTGATGTTTATTCAGATTCTGATGAGATGGACTGTTCAGATCCGCTTGCAATGGTgagttattttacgttttataaATGCTTTCTGTttatacaatgtttttttaatgtaggtAATAATTATGAGTGTATTTGTGAGCCTGGAGCACTAAATGAGTGCTAAATTGCTTTAGTAAAATTTATGGAATagctaaaaaatatttattttattgtatgccAAAAATATCTTTTGAATATTAAGaaaaatcatgtttcatgaaCACATTTAGTCAATTTCctactttaaatatattaaaacatgatttGTGATTAGCGATATGCATTGCTTATTAACTTTAaatggattttttaaatatttacttttatttatttatattatttacaatatttattcagttgTATATCAACAAAATACTGCCCTAATAATATCATATATCAATGTCAAGTTTATTTAATCAACTTTCAGATCATGTATATATCTCATTACCCTTGTGACTGATTTTGTGCTCCGGAAATcacactgatttctgtaagatCATGTGATACTGAAGACTGGAGGAATGATGCTGAATATTCAGCCTTTCAGCACAGAAATAAATTCTATTTTGCAGTATATTAACTATAAAAGCAGCtcattttaactgtaaaaatatatcaaaataatcactgtatttttattaaattaaatttctaaGTAAATTAAGCGAAAAAGTATTAGATATGAAATTTGATGGCTGATTTTGATGGctcaacattaatgacacaaagaccctcacacacacatttatatctgtcaaaccaacattaatgacacaaagaccctcacacacacatttatatctgattaaaccaacattaatgacacaaagaccctcacacacacacattcatatctgcagaccaacattaatgatacaaagaccctcacacacacatttatatctgcagaccaacattaatgacacaaagaccctcacacacatttatatctgcagaccaacattaatgacacaaagaccctcacacacatttatatctgcagaccaacattaatgacacaaagaccctcacacacacattcatatctgcagaccaacattaatgatacaaagaccctcacacacacatttatatctgtcaaatcatctgGCAAAAACtaaaacacatcacacacactgatgaagAGTTTACTCACTATATCTGTTTACAGCAGAGTTTATGTGcatttagtattattatcatcaaataaaaagtttattaatgtttatatgcaatgcaatattccaaaatgtgcatataaaGAGGTGGATGTAAACATGTCTAATACTGTCGTTTCCCTGCAGAGCTACAGATGTGACATGCATGAAGGCATCAGGCTGGAGATGTGGACTCCGCATCCCAAAATGAAGCAGTTGGTGAACGTCATCATCGCCCTGAACAGAATGAAGCACATCAAACCCCAATCCACAGAGTTTGGAGAAAAAGAGGTGCTGGACATGCTCATGGCGAACGTCATCCAAGGTACAATACTACTAGGACTGCACTGTATATTGAAATATTATTGCGAATAATAGTGCAGGGTGTCTGCGTGgttactgaaaaaataaatagatttagatTAATATTAGTCCGCATGAAACAGAAGCTACGAACATTTTTTTCGTagtgtgatgcagttcctagtgaaacggaatattaaatgagaaaacagtgggcgtggcttgtttttttgttttttttttactgtgagctgattggatgtagtaattTAGGCGCTTCATTCGGAAATATGGGGAGAAGAGAGTTATGACAACCTAACAGAcgcctcctcctcaccatttctgtttgttgtcatcaCTGACAGCTgaagggggcgtggttaagtatgttagccacgcccaattccTCAGACTGACAGACTTTGCAAAACAAACAAGAAGTGCCTTTTCAGATTTCAGTTAAGGACTAGAAGGGCAGactatttttttaatgacatgcacaaattaattgttcacTACTAacctagcaatgtgagctaacacaaTCAATATgactagttttgatttcatgggtaCTTTCATGGTATTAAACATGAGATTTTACAACGTATGCTGTATGCGCCCCCTgctggaagagagagagagagagagagagttagcaTTCATTGAGTATTGATGTTTTAGGGCTGGATGATACATGGCATTACTGCGGAATTAAATGtgcatcataaaataataattatgcgTATTCCgcgaaaatgtaaataagtgggcgTGGCTGAGCATGCGTGAGACTGAGAAAGATGCTCCATGGCAGACTGGCAGTGCTGTTAATTGCGTTATATATTCAGTGATCGCATCTTTTCAATATTCATACGAGAAGTGTTATTgcttatattttgtatttttgaaggAAAACTGAGTTTGATATATCTTTAAAGTGTTTACatctttatattttcatatttaagatttattttccTGTTACttggtatatattttatatctgtgAGAAGATGTTACTTgagaaatattcataataataataataatacgcatAAAACTGTAACACACAGTGAACTTTGTCTTTCATCAAACATCTACTATATTTATAAGgttaaaaataatatgttaaataatcaaattaaatctgcttctttaaaaataaagaaaccttttcattcaaagtgaaattatcattattttagttCCCCTTTGGCTgactattttgcttgttttaaggaaaaactcacttccttcaaactcaaaacaagacaatcttatttacttgtctagaaaatgcttattgataTAAGAATCacagatgtttggactagaaacgagtaAGAAAAGTCTCTAATAATTTAAAAAGCACTTTGAAATGAACGTATGATCACTAATGTGTGTTTTCCTCCACAGAGCGTGGCGTGAATGTGGTGGATTCGGTGCCGTCTTACACTAAAACCAAAAACGTCCTGCAATGCACGATTTGCGATCAGTATAAGAAGTCTCTGGTGCGCAGTGGCGGATCTCCACATTTGCAGGCCGTCACGCTGAGAGCCGGAAGCGCCGACTTAAAAGGTAAGCATCAGCATTTACACACTTTTGggtttattttactgtatgtagGGTTTCATTAGATTATGAAGGAATAATTGACTATGAAATGTTGAATTGTTAGAGAATAATGCACACATGACCAGAGTGAATTAAattcaatatttcaaataaaaaagcagACTTATGATATACACCACACTGGAGGCGTGTGGTAGAGTGTGACCAACACATGACTCTCCTAAATTTCCCGTGTTTTCACTTCCTTCAGTGCGCTTCAGCATGTCCACGTACGCGTCACCCAGTGCTCCGTCTACTTCTGCTCAGCCTGTGTGTTTGGGAATCTCCAAAAGTAACCTGTACCTGGCCTGCAGCCCATCCGAAGACTCCACTCCACATCTCGTACTCAAGGTTTGtgcaatattataattataataaagtgctgtttttaacagagcaagaacatttttcaCACTATTTCCTAGTGTGCTTTaaatctggagaaagtctttctggggtattaaaaaataaaagaaaagtaaaaactgTTGTGGTCAATATTATTCACCCCCTTAGgaaattatatttctttattatgtACAGAACAAAACTCTTGTTCAATTTCTTTCCTAAtgaaaagcctttaaatatcactttaagctgaatattagtgagcaattccagcgttatggatgtgacatttgcagtaaaaactcctAACTCGTCCTCATAAACTAGTCTAAATAAAACATCCATTTATATTTTAcagaacaactaaccacagagttaagggaccaGAAAAATGTCAATCTGTACACAAGTTTTgcactttaaatgaggaaaataagcatgcgTTATTGATGTGAAAAAGTATGTAAGTTTGCAGTGTGCaatatactttgtagaaattctgggaattaaattgcacaacccaaaagaaacaatgctaattaaAAGGATAAAAGATGTCTCTCTGTAGAACAAAAATAATTGACTTTATTTTACTTGacatttgcatttatgaggaaataaaagtgttgttatggatgtgatacttttctgttatggatgtgaccgatgtgaaattgccacttgtgtgactttggtaaatctaaaatacaatagtttggaaacattgacagagacatttcgAGTATTTctgaagtactgtaaaatacaagcctacacaacaAATGCAGAAACGATTTCCATATTTTGGTGAAATCATAGTTTTTTCAcagcaaggttgacatttgcatggaattgctctagtGTCTTTAAAGATATTCAGTATAATGTTATGtgctgtaatcatggcaaagataaaagaaaacagacattagaaatgaaaacaaatagtaaaagaatacatttttttttatagtttcaaGCTAAATTTAGTTGCTACTGactttttaattgccaaattaCATTAATTGATTGTTTTTAATGACTTTAGAAAAGTAATGCACAggataataaataatagataattataaatcacacacacaaaagaggAAGAATCATGAATTAATAGTTTCTgcacatgaaataaaaacagaTGCACTTTAATAGTTAGAcattttcaactttttaaaattaatggttCTTATTGATatgttttttaaaccttttaaaataaaatttaatcagattttttatttttgttttattttaggatattttaattcatattttatataaagcactttaaattagtataattatatatctatgtatatatgtgtatatgtgtagatatatatatatatatatatatatatatatatatatatatatatatatatatatatatatatatatatatatatatatatatatatacatatatatatatatatatatatatatatatatatatatatatatatatatatatatatacatatatatatatatacatatacatatatatatatatatatacatacatatatatatatatacatatatatacatatatatatatacatatatatatacatatatatatatatatatatatatatatatatatatatatatatatatatatatatatatatatatatatatatatatatgcacacacacacacacagttgaattaCTTGCCCTCCAATATATTTTTtgcaccaatttctgtttaacagagagaagattttaaaagttttttaataataataattgtaaaatctAATTTCTaacaattgatttattttcatgatgacaacacataatatttaaaggcttcactaggttaattagggtaaagttagggtaattaggcaagtcattgtataacagtggtttattctggagacaatccaaaactaatattgctgaaggaggctaataatattgagcttaaaatggctttaaaacaattaaaaactgcttttattctagctgaaataaaacaaataagactttctccagaagaacaaatattagaggaaatactgtgaaaactcctgaatctgttcaacatcatttgggaaatatttgacataGTTAACAGGAGGGCGAATGATTCAGACTTGTACATGTATTAATTTCCATATGAATGCATTAATTAAGCCTGTGTTTACTGACTTTAGGAGATCAGGGGGTCTCTGGAGACCATTAAAGCTGGAGATCCAAATGGATATGACCAGCTGCTGTTCTTCAGGAAGGAGACCGGCATCTCCATAAACACCTTCGAGTCTGTCAAATATCCCGGATGGTTTATCAGCACCGCGTTTGAAGATTCGCAAACGGTGGAGATGGACAGGAAAGACACCGAGCACATCATTAGCTTCGAGCTGCAGGATCAAGTGCGCATCTAGAGTCTCAATACTGCTGTGTTTCCATCAAAGATGACGATCAGATCAGTGCGCAAAACTGGAGGATGAAACACAGTGAATGTGGTGGCTTCTGGAGGAGTGAGACgagagcgcagacagatgctcaagacagttctggagggaataataatagaagaagaatactgaagcactgtgatgacggactgacagAGGGATGAGGACTTTTACAATCaacacaacaacatttcagatctgaCACAATGGAGAgctgcaaaccaacattaatgacacaaagaccctcacacacacatgtatatctgcagaccaacattaatgacacaaagaccctcacacacacatttatacctgcagaccaacattaatgacacaaagaccctcacacacacacatttatatctgcagaccaacattaatgactcaaagaccctcacacacacatttatatccgcagaccaacattaatgacacaaagaccctcacacacacatttatatctgcagaccaacattaatgactcaaagaccctcacacacacatttatatctgattaaaccaacattaatgacacaaagaccctcacacacacatttatatctgcagaccaacattaatgacacaaagaccctcacacacacattcatatctgcagaccaacattaatgacacaaagaccctcacacacacacttatatctgcagaccaacattaatgacacaaagaccctcacacacacacacacttatatctgcagaccaacattaatgacacaaagaccctcacacacacatttatatctgcagaccaacattaatgacacaaagaccctcacacacacacttatatctgcagaccaacattaatgacacaaagaccctcacacacacacacacttatatctgcagaccaacattaatgacacaaagaccctcacacacacatttatatctgcagaccaacattaatgacacaaagaccctcacacacacatttatatctgcagaccaacattaatgacacaaagaccctcacacacacatttatatctgtcaaaccaacattaatgacacaaagaccctcacacacacacacacacacacacacacactcatttatatctgatcaaaccaacattaatgacacaaagaccctcacacacacatttatatctgcagaccaacattaatgacacaaagaccctcacacacacacatttatatctgcagaccaacattaatgacacaaagaccctcacacacacatttatatctgattaaaccaacattaatgacacaaagaccctcacacacccatttatatctgcagaccaacattaatgacacaaagaccctcacacacacatttatatctgcagaccaacattaatgacacaaagaccctcacacacacatttatatctgcagaccaacattaatgacacaaaaaccctcacacacacatttatatctgattaaaccaacattaatgacacaaagaccctcacacacccatttatatctgcagaccaacattaatgacacaaagaccctcacacacacatttatatctgcagaccaacattaatgacacaaaaaccctcacacacacatttatatctgcagaccaacattaatgacacaaagaccctcacacacacacatttatatctgtcaaaccaacattaatgacacaaagaccctcacacacacatttatatctgattaaaccaacattaatgacacaaagaccctcacacacacatttatatctgcagaccaacattaatgacacaaagaccctcacacacacatttatatctgcagaccaacattaatgacacaaacaccctcacacacacatttatatctgtcaaaccaacattaatgacacaaagaccctcacacacacatttatatctgcagaccaacattaatgacacaaagaccctcacacacacatttatatctgcagaccaacattaatgacacaaagaccctcacacacacatttatatctgatcagcaTCTGTCAGCACACACTACATCACAGCACACAGCACTGACTGAAGAACATTTTGGCATTataattaagcatttttaatgcgataatccaagATGTGCATATAAATAGGGGGATGGAAATAGCTATTCAGAGATGATTATTAATTATGATTGAAAGAGAGAGTATGTACCATGTACAGCTTACAGGATGATGAGTTCAGCTCAAGACTAAATTATTAGCAAATATTCCCCAAGTGCATTTTTGAAGAGTTTAGAgttaatgactgatttattcaTAACtcgtttcttttgtctttgtcataatatttcactagtaattcttttaagtttatttattaatagggTTCATATTGACCACAGCGGTTttaactgttttatatatatattttattaatattttaattatttgaccTGGAGGAATACTAACTTCTCCAGTGTGAAAATATAATGGTGTAAACTGTTAAACAGCGTTTGGGAAACATATTTTTGATATATTGTCAGCTGTAAGGGTCTGTCAGATcctgcatttatttgtattttttatactaTTATTGGTAACGGTAAATTCACATTGAATACTTCAGGTATGCTTCTCTATTTTGtacttatatttaatatttatttattttaatcatgttttaaatcaATTGAAACTTTTTATgtgcagtgatttttttttttttgttatttaataaatatttaacgaTATATATATTTCATGGTGTTGTGTTGTTGATTAACCCTCATAATGtattcaaagtgtgtgtgtgtgtgtgtgtgtgtgtgtgtgtatatatatatatatatatatatatatatatatatatatatatatacttattcattcattttccttcggcttagtccctttatttatcaaggtcaccacagcggaatgaaccgccaactattatagaatatgttttacacagcggatgcccttccagctgcaacccagtactgggaaacacccatacacactcatacactacagccaatttagttaatcaattcccctatagcgcatgtgtttggactgtgggggaaaccggagcacctgtaggaaacccatgccaacacagggggaacatgcaaactccacacagaaacaccaactgacccagcctgggctcgaaccagtgaccttcttgctgtgaggccacagtgctaaccactgagccaccgtgtcacccaatatatatatatttatatatatatatatatatatatatataagtatatatatatatatatatatatatatgtatatatataagttgAAGAGTACCATTAAATTACGaataaaaaagtgtgtgtgtgtatatgtatgtgtatatatatatatatatatatatatatatatatatatatatatatatatatatatatatatacacacacacatttttttattcgTAATTTAATGGTACTCTTCAACTATAACCATACAGTATATATGATTGTTCTCATTACTTTTTGGATTCATAACACATTTGCTTAAAAATAATCCACATTTACTCACATGTAATGTATGGtgattactatagtgtttttgaaccatactatagtaaagtacagtatgaaaaacatttattatacaattactgtattttttcatgtgggccaAGAAAGACTTCAGCAATATTACTacagcaatattattattaagaaatgcATGATAAGTTTTGCCATCTCCCAAACTAAATTtgaacatattttaattaattattaatatcctGTGCCGCCGCCTTGTGTCAGAACATGTCACTACATATAATGCGAGGAATTTGGAAGACAAcgatatttgttttttattttgcttattaaATGATTCGTTAAATTGGGTTTTAATAACGTCTAGACCTGCTTCACCTCAAAACCTACATCTAATAGTAATGTTAAATCATTAATTGTGCAGTAGCCGCGcagatgtcattttaaagtgAGAGACTTTTTTTATTACGGGCAAAAAATAGTCAGTACAATACAAAGgcgaaaaataaaacaagtacatTAATAAAACATCACACAATTTACAAATTTCGAATGTTTTTAAAGCCTTCTTGTATTAGAAATCTCAAATAAGTCTAAAAAAAGATAGTAAGAAAATATTTATAGAAAGGTTTCTGGTTTgtaagtttacatttattttttcataaaactACACATTCACAGTAAATAGTTTAATAGCATGTTGATGCATTTAAAAACTGATATTTAACAACATATTGATTGTTATAagtattatgattaataaaactaatatgttaatgtaatcatttattaatatgcttaatatcattaataatatattaatgattataaaatgttttaaagtgctttaaaaaacGGGTCTTTATTTTGccgcctttttgtttttcaaatctgtaACTGTCAAATTCGCTCGTTATTGGTTTTCTGGCGTTTAACTGTCATCGTAATCTACAGGCTGTCAACACTCTCTCAGCAGGTAAATTAATAATCTCTTAATATCTccataattttaacattttaaatatcttttactTCCACAAGTCCTGACAATCATTAGAAATGTCAAGTaagataataagaaaatatttacagaagGGTTTCTGGTTTGTAAGTTTACATTTATGTATAAAAACTACACATTcacagtaaataatttaatagCATGTTGatgcatataaaatatttatttttaacattttgattgttatcattattatgattattaaaactttatatattaatgtaatagtttattaatattatcgttaatatcattaataatatattaatgattatactttttttttaaagtttatttaaaaaaaactcgtCTTTTTTGCCGCCTTTATGTTTTTCAAATCTGTCGCTCATTACTGGTTTTCTGGCATTCAACCACCTTCGTCATCTACACAGGCTGTCAACACTCTCTCAACGGGTAAATTAATATTCTCTTAATATCTCCATCATTTTAACTCTCATTTtaactttttcttttaatatcttttaaCTTTCACAAGTCCTAACAATCATTAGAAATCTCAAGTAACTCTCAAATGAGATCATTTATTAATCaccataataatttattcatattatcGTTAACCTCATTAATAATATGTTAATGATTATAAAATTGCCATTATTCATTCCACAACtatttattatagtatatttAACATCTCTGTTAAAAAACAATATGGTCTTTATTTCCCGccttttgtttttcaaatctgtaACTGTCAAATTCACTCGTTACTGGTTTTCTGGCGTTCAACCGTCGTCGTCAACTACACAGACCGTCAACACTCTCTCAGCAGGTAAATGTCTTAAAATCTCTGTATATTTTAACTCGAGTTAATATTTCTATAACTTTCACAAGTCCTAActgtttttctttgtgtttttagTTTAACAGGAGGCCTGTGAGCAGCTCTGTTCAGTCTCCTCTTCTGCACAGTAAGTTACAGAAATAAACTCATGATCCATATCAGTAACATTTCCTTTATTATAACTGTTTGTACATAAACACATCTAAATATTTCACTAAATCCTGCCTGATTAGCATATTTAATACTTGTAATATAAATATTGGTGAGACATCGACACAGTTCagtttattgtcattatttacagCATAAACTGGTAAATCAGA
Protein-coding regions in this window:
- the il1b gene encoding interleukin-1 beta — protein: MMACERYDVPMASENLWETDSDVYSDSDEMDCSDPLAMSYRCDMHEGIRLEMWTPHPKMKQLVNVIIALNRMKHIKPQSTEFGEKEVLDMLMANVIQERGVNVVDSVPSYTKTKNVLQCTICDQYKKSLVRSGGSPHLQAVTLRAGSADLKVRFSMSTYASPSAPSTSAQPVCLGISKSNLYLACSPSEDSTPHLVLKEIRGSLETIKAGDPNGYDQLLFFRKETGISINTFESVKYPGWFISTAFEDSQTVEMDRKDTEHIISFELQDQVRI